A window of Pantoea agglomerans contains these coding sequences:
- a CDS encoding DUF2501 domain-containing protein encodes MNKATQRTILGMGFSALLLAGSASAASWQDQLSSAASQLSQQNSSNTSATNSTAQNGGLSLGSLTGLLNGGDKAVSANSMTNAAGVMQYCVQHNVVDNNVKSVKEQVLDKLGLSSQTAQTQNTDYQQGIAGLLNTGNGQQLNLQSLSNSPMGEKLKTKACDVVLKQGKKYIGM; translated from the coding sequence ATGAATAAAGCCACACAACGTACGATTTTAGGCATGGGGTTCAGCGCGCTGCTGTTAGCCGGTAGCGCGTCGGCGGCAAGCTGGCAGGATCAGCTGAGCAGCGCGGCGTCGCAGCTCAGCCAGCAGAACAGCAGCAACACCAGTGCGACCAACAGCACCGCGCAGAACGGCGGGCTGTCGCTCGGCTCGCTGACCGGCCTGCTGAACGGCGGTGACAAAGCGGTCAGCGCCAACAGCATGACCAACGCCGCAGGCGTGATGCAGTACTGCGTACAGCACAACGTGGTGGATAACAACGTCAAGTCGGTGAAAGAGCAGGTGCTGGATAAGCTCGGCCTGAGCAGCCAGACGGCGCAGACGCAAAACACCGACTACCAGCAGGGCATCGCCGGCCTGCTGAATACCGGCAACGGCCAGCAGCTGAACCTGCAAAGCCTGAGCAACTCACCGATGGGCGAGAAGCTGAAAACCAAAGCCTGCGACGTGGTTCTCAAACAGGGCAAGAAATATATCGGCATGTAA